A genomic stretch from Ovis canadensis isolate MfBH-ARS-UI-01 breed Bighorn chromosome 5, ARS-UI_OviCan_v2, whole genome shotgun sequence includes:
- the FABP6 gene encoding gastrotropin gives MAFTGKYEIESEKNYDDFMKRLGLSSDTIEKGRNFKVISEIQQDGQNFIWSQHYPGGHSISNNFTIGKETEMETVGNKKFKVTVKMEGGKVVVDSANYHHTAEIVDGKLVEVSTLGGVTYERVSKKVA, from the exons ATGGCCTTCACTGGCAAGTACGAGATTGAGAGTGAGAAGAACTATGATGACTTCATGAAGCGCCTGG GGCTCTCCAGCGACACGATTGAAAAGGGCCGCAATTTCAAGGTCATCTCGGAGATACAGCAGGACGGGCAGAACttcatctggtcccagcactacCCTGGGGGCCACTCCATTTCCAACAATTTCACCATTGGCAAGGAGACCGAGATGGAGACCGTGGGAAACAAGAAGTTCAAG GTCACCGTGAAGATGGAGGGTGGGAAGGTGGTCGTGGACTCCGCCAACTACCACCACACTGCAGAGATTGTGGATGGCAAGCTGGTGGAG GTCTCCACCCTTGGAGGCGTGACCTACGAGCGCGTGAGCAAGAAGGTGGCCTGA